A genomic segment from Glycine soja cultivar W05 chromosome 20, ASM419377v2, whole genome shotgun sequence encodes:
- the LOC114402386 gene encoding disease resistance protein RPM1-like — MAEMAVSFARDKLLPLLSDEAKLLWNIPKEFEDIQNELEYIQGSLEKADRMAAEEGDNANKGIKKWVKDLREASFRIEDVIDEHIMYVEHQPHDALGCAALLFECNITHFIESLRRRHQIASEIQQIKSFVQGIKQRGIDYDYLIKPSLEHGSSSYRGSQSVQWHDPRLASRYLDEAEVVGLEDPKDELITWLVEGPAERTIIFVVGMGGLGKTTVAGRVFNNQKVIAHFDCHAWITVSQSYTVEGLLRDLLKKLCKEKKVDPPHDISEMNRDSLIDEVRSHLQRKRYVVIFDDVWSVELWGQIENAMLDTKNGCRILITTRMDGVVDSCMKYPSDKVHKLKPLTQEESMQLFCKKAFRYHNNGHCPEDLKKISSDFVEKCKGLPLAIVAIGSLLSGKEKTPFEWEKIRRSLSSEMNKNPHLIGITKILGFSYDDLPYYLKSCLLYFGVYPEDYEVNSKRLIWQWIAEGFVKEEEGKTLEDTAQQYLSELISRGLVQVSSFTFDGKAKSCRVHDLLRDMILRKSKDLSFCKHISKEDESMPSGMIRRLSVETFSNGLTGNTKSLHTRSLHVFAQKEEELTNNFVQEIPTKYRLLKILDFEGDLTLPGIFVPENWENLAHLKYLNIRHLAMKTEQLPKYICNLRNLETLDIRETNVSKLPKEFCKLKKLRHLLGDNLDLFQLKNGLGGLTSLQTLCDVSIPVDDNDNGVELIRELGKLKQLRNLSLDGVKEEQGSILCFSLNEMTNLEKLNIWSEDEDEVIDLPTISSLPMLRKLCLVGKLRKIPEWVPQLQNLVKLTLENCKLTDDPFKSLQNMPHLLFLDVYYGAYEGESLNFEDGGFQQLRKLSLRGMLNLKSIIIDKGALHSLENLLFWNIPQLKTVPPGIQHLEKLQLLEIYNMADEFYECIAPDGGPLLPIVQHPSLVKFL, encoded by the coding sequence ATGGCGGAAATGGCAGTGTCCTTCGCACGAGACAAATTGCTTCCACTACTAAGCGACGAAGCAAAACTGCTTTGGAACATCCCCAAAGAATTTGAAGACATACAAAATGAACTAGAATACATTCAAGGCTCCCTGGAGAAGGCAGATAGAATGGCTGCAGAAGAAGGAGACAACGCAAACAAGGGAATCAAAAAATGGGTGAAGGACTTGAGGGAAGCATCTTTCCGAATAGAAGATGTCATTGATGAACACATTATGTATGTGGAACACCAGCCTCATGATGCTCTTGGTTGTGCAGCTTTACTCTTTGAGTGCAATATCACTCACTTCATTGAATCTTTGAGGCGTCGTCATCAAATAGCATCAGAGATTCAGCAGATTAAGTCATTTGTTCAAGGAATCAAGCAAAGAGGTATTGATTATGACTACCTAATCAAACCTTCTCTTGAGCACGGATCAAGCAGCTACAGAGGGAGCCAAAGTGTCCAATGGCATGACCCTCGATTGGCTTCACGTTACCTTGACGAAGCCGAAGTTGTTGGCCTTGAAGACCCTAAAGATGAATTGATAACTTGGTTAGTGGAAGGACCAGCAGAGCGCACCATCATCTTTGTGGTAGGAATGGGAGGGCTAGGAAAAACAACTGTTGCCGGAAGAGTCTTCAATAACCAGAAGGTGATTGCACACTTTGATTGCCATGCATGGATCACAGTGTCTCAATCCTACACTGTGGAAGGGTTGCTAAGAGACTTGTTGAAGAAGTTATGCAAAGAAAAGAAGGTGGATCCTCCTCATGATATTTCTGAAATGAATCGAGATTCACTGATTGATGAAGTGAGAAGCCATTTGCAACGAAAGAGGTATGTTGTCATTTTTGATGATGTATGGAGTGTAGAACTTTGGGGTCAAATTGAAAATGCGATGCTTGATACTAAAAATGGTTGTAGAATATTAATCACAACTAGGATGGATGGTGTTGTAGACTCTTGTATGAAATATCCTTCGGATAAGGTGCATAAGCTGAAACCTTTGACTCAAGAAGAATCTATGCAACTCTTTTGCAAGAAGGCATTCCGATACCACAATAATGGGCATTGTCCAGAAGATCTTAAGAAAATTTCTTCTGACTTTGTTGAAAAATGTAAGGGTTTACCATTGGCAATTGTGGCTATTGGTAGTCTTTTATCTGGCAAAGAAAAGACTCCATTTGAATGGGAAAAAATTAGGCGAAGCCTAAGTTCAGAGATGAACAAAAATCCCCATTTAATTGGCATAACAAAGATTTTAGGTTTCAGTTATGATGATTTGCCATATTATCTGAAATCATGCTTATTGTATTTTGGTGTATATCCCGAAGACTATGAAGTTAACTCAAAAAGATTAATTTGGCAATGGATAGCTGAAGGATTTGtaaaagaggaagaaggaaaaactTTAGAGGACACTGCACAACAATATTTATCAGAGTTGATTAGCAGAGGTTTAGTGCAAGTCTCTTCATTTACCTTTGATGGCAAAGCTAAGAGTTGTCGTGTTCATGACTTGCTACGCGATATGATCCTTAGAAAATCCAAGGATTTAAGTTTTTGCAAGCATATCAGTAAAGAAGATGAGTCGATGCCAAGTGGGATGATTCGGCGCTTGTCAGTAGAAACTTTTTCCAATGGTTTAACGGGGAATACTAAAAGCTTACACACACGGTCACTGCATGTTTTTGCACAGAAAGAAGAAGAGTTAACCAACAACTTTGTGCAAGAAATCCCTACAAAATACAGGCTATTGAAGATACTTGATTTTGAAGGTGATCTAACATTGCCTGGAATTTTTGTTCCTGAAAATTGGGAAAATCTAGCTCACTTGAAGTATTTAAACATAAGACATTTAGCCATGAAAACTGAACAACTTCCAAAATACATCTGTAATCTCCGCAACCTGGAGACCCTGGACATAAGGGAAACAAATGTCAGCAAATTGCCAAAGGAGTTTTGCAAGCTAAAAAAGCTACGACATCTTTTAGGTGATAACTTGGATTTGTTTCAATTGAAGAATGGTCTCGGAGGTTTAACATCCCTACAAACGCTTTGTGATGTATCGATCCCTGTGGATGATAATGACAATGGAGTAGAGTTAATAAGAGAACTGGGAAAGTTGAAGCAACTAAGGAACTTAAGCTTGGATGGTGTCAAGGAAGAACAGGGAAGCATTCTATGTTTCTCATTAAATGAGATGACAAACCTGGAGAAACTAAATATTTGGTCAGAGGATGAAGATGAAGTCATTGATTTGCCTACTATTTCATCTCTGCCTATGCTTCGGAAGCTTTGCCTTGTAGGGAAGTTAAGAAAAATTCCAGAGTGGGTTCCACAACTCCAAAATCTTGTCAAATTAACATTGGAAAATTGCAAGTTAACTGATGATCCATTCAAATCATTACAAAATATGCCACATTTGTTGTTCCTCGACGTGTACTATGGTGCTTATGAAGGtgaaagtttgaattttgaagatGGGGGATTTCAGCAACTAAGGAAACTATCTCTCCGAGGCATGTTGAACTTGAAATCCATCATTATCGATAAAGGAGCACTTCATTCTTTGGAAAATCTCCTATTTTGGAACATACCCCAACTCAAGACAGTACCTCCCGGTATTCAACACTTGGAAAAACTGCAACTTCTCGAAATTTACAATATGGCAGATGAATTCTACGAGTGCATTGCTCCCGATGGAGGACCATTGCTTCCAATCGTCCAGCATCCATCCCTCGTAAAATTTTTGTAA